The following coding sequences are from one Myxococcus stipitatus window:
- a CDS encoding Ig-like domain-containing protein, with the protein MTLQIVPLANLLVGWAAPTNSKTYTNGRVALEVRVENGQPERVELLADSTVIHEWTAPPYTYEWDTSGAGEGDHQITARATRGKTAFTSLPRTVIVDRTAPQVESRSPGAGATNVSVRAPIEVAFSEPVNPSSLEPQDIQVMTADGATLQVTHELATDGRTLRLVPKQPLPAPSVIRVTLGTVNDHFTDLAGNSLGAEGTWEFTVPAWLPLGGAISAYPGNTPAEQVVMKRGANGLPVIAWSEFDGTTKNIHAARWTGSTWEMLGGPLSALPGPETHATQPALYTDVTGTLLLAWSEDTGPEKKGRSAFVRKWGNNTWQSLPDFPGAGAFEYAMSSPSVTATPTGVITINLDIYDGVSFRIEAYRLAPNSAAWTAIPVNTPANQLNPNGSTITRFGDDTFTVYNAYFDILNQRALSVLVNHSQLLGASPINTPTGKGPGSAVIEADGNGAPCVAWIEAASGSTESDLYFTQWAGSSWSPPQRVSTQASANTDPSLAIGDDGHPIVAWSGFAAPKRTIFVARRVDLDWTGVGTPLSVTTGIDSPAKKPAIIIGTDNIPIIAWQELDGSSDAIHVRQLNQ; encoded by the coding sequence GTGACGCTCCAGATCGTTCCATTGGCGAATCTCCTGGTCGGTTGGGCCGCGCCAACGAACTCGAAGACGTACACTAACGGGCGAGTGGCCTTGGAGGTTCGCGTCGAGAATGGGCAACCCGAGCGGGTCGAGCTCTTGGCGGACAGCACCGTCATCCATGAGTGGACCGCCCCGCCCTACACCTACGAGTGGGACACCTCCGGCGCTGGCGAGGGCGACCATCAGATCACCGCTCGCGCAACCCGAGGCAAGACCGCTTTCACGAGCCTTCCACGAACCGTCATCGTGGACCGGACCGCGCCTCAAGTGGAGAGCCGAAGCCCTGGTGCTGGAGCCACCAACGTCAGCGTGCGAGCGCCAATCGAGGTGGCGTTCAGCGAGCCCGTCAATCCCTCCAGCCTCGAGCCGCAAGACATCCAGGTGATGACTGCGGATGGCGCAACGCTCCAGGTGACCCATGAGCTCGCAACGGATGGGCGGACACTCAGACTCGTTCCGAAGCAGCCACTGCCAGCGCCAAGCGTCATCCGCGTGACGTTGGGTACCGTCAACGATCATTTCACGGACCTCGCGGGCAACAGCCTCGGTGCCGAAGGAACCTGGGAGTTCACCGTCCCTGCCTGGCTTCCGCTTGGCGGAGCGATCAGCGCCTATCCCGGGAACACGCCTGCGGAGCAGGTCGTCATGAAGCGCGGGGCCAATGGACTCCCTGTGATTGCGTGGTCCGAGTTCGATGGCACCACCAAGAACATTCATGCGGCGAGGTGGACCGGGAGCACCTGGGAGATGCTTGGCGGGCCATTGAGCGCCCTGCCTGGTCCCGAGACCCATGCGACCCAGCCTGCGCTCTATACAGACGTTACTGGCACGCTTTTGCTGGCATGGAGCGAGGACACCGGACCGGAGAAAAAGGGCCGCAGTGCCTTTGTACGGAAATGGGGCAACAACACGTGGCAGTCACTTCCTGATTTCCCTGGCGCCGGAGCATTCGAGTACGCCATGTCGTCCCCATCCGTCACTGCAACGCCGACAGGGGTCATCACTATCAATTTGGACATATACGATGGGGTTAGCTTCAGAATCGAGGCATACAGGCTGGCACCAAACTCCGCAGCATGGACCGCAATACCAGTCAACACCCCCGCAAACCAGCTGAATCCGAACGGCTCAACCATCACTCGCTTCGGAGACGACACATTCACCGTCTATAACGCGTATTTCGACATCCTCAACCAGCGCGCGCTCTCTGTTCTAGTTAACCATTCACAACTGCTTGGAGCCTCGCCCATCAATACTCCTACAGGGAAGGGGCCAGGCAGCGCAGTTATCGAAGCTGATGGTAATGGGGCTCCTTGCGTCGCATGGATTGAGGCAGCAAGTGGAAGCACCGAGAGCGATCTGTACTTCACTCAGTGGGCTGGCAGCTCTTGGAGTCCCCCTCAGCGAGTCAGCACTCAAGCGTCAGCGAACACGGATCCCAGCCTTGCCATTGGTGATGATGGGCACCCAATCGTTGCGTGGAGCGGCTTTGCTGCACCTAAACGCACCATCTTCGTAGCACGCCGAGTTGATCTCGACTGGACTGGTGTCGGGACGCCCCTGAGCGTGACTACGGGGATTGACAGTCCCGCTAAGAAGCCAGCCATCATCATCGGGACAGACAATATCCCAATCATCGCATGGCAAGAACTCGACGGCTCCAGCGACGCGATCCATGTGCGCCAGCTCAATCAGTAG
- a CDS encoding Ig-like domain-containing protein — MNPSIRLKSHFALLLIFISFTVNSGVACVEIPDIIDPPAQEPPDAGTANLPDAGDRDSGIPQPDAGDLGNDGGSIDAGTADTTRPTVLTTFPLNESTQVKLDTKIRVAFSEPMNRPTVSMSIQPPVKGINLTWDTQDSEATLTFTNLLKENTRYTLTIEGEDRAANALENPKSFFFTTGGPAPDMQPPTILATTPADSKIGVNRDTLIEVVFSEPMSKPETEAAFAVISPAGLNNSTMTWNPAATVLTVRLAAAPPYGSQVVWQVSTHARDAVGNMLEQTKQQGFRIVREGVATFDFDPATSGSVGAPSYYRPNFIYNLATLGDTAENESKRLFLGFLVSGLPEDLTLIRQATLRWWTSAQQGNPHENLGHLMLEHVNIGNELEASHFGDNPALIADYHALSLNSAIIVPPNTIGRPGTVDITSWFQSDWLLRNERNHRTQYRLRFSSQTDGDNISDILISDVETDPKLATLEILYEYP; from the coding sequence ATGAATCCTTCAATTCGACTCAAATCACACTTTGCGCTACTCCTTATTTTCATTTCGTTTACCGTGAACTCCGGAGTTGCCTGCGTCGAAATTCCAGACATTATCGATCCTCCCGCGCAGGAGCCTCCCGATGCAGGAACAGCGAACTTGCCTGACGCAGGAGATCGAGACTCTGGCATACCTCAACCAGATGCTGGCGATCTTGGCAATGATGGAGGTTCTATTGACGCAGGCACTGCCGACACAACACGGCCCACCGTGTTGACGACTTTCCCGCTCAACGAATCAACCCAAGTCAAGCTAGACACGAAAATACGAGTCGCCTTCTCCGAACCAATGAACCGCCCTACTGTCTCCATGAGTATCCAACCTCCAGTGAAGGGTATCAATCTCACATGGGACACTCAGGACAGCGAGGCAACACTAACATTCACCAATCTACTAAAAGAGAACACTCGCTACACATTGACGATAGAAGGCGAAGACAGGGCCGCAAACGCTCTGGAAAATCCAAAATCTTTCTTCTTCACAACCGGCGGCCCCGCACCAGATATGCAACCCCCGACCATTCTTGCAACCACGCCCGCCGACTCGAAGATTGGCGTCAATCGAGACACGCTGATCGAAGTTGTCTTTTCCGAGCCCATGAGCAAGCCAGAGACCGAAGCGGCCTTCGCCGTTATCTCTCCGGCAGGGCTCAACAATTCCACGATGACTTGGAATCCGGCGGCAACAGTACTGACCGTGAGGTTGGCAGCCGCTCCTCCGTATGGCTCTCAAGTCGTCTGGCAGGTTTCTACACATGCACGGGATGCCGTGGGCAACATGCTTGAGCAGACCAAGCAACAAGGATTCAGGATTGTCCGTGAAGGCGTAGCCACGTTCGATTTCGACCCAGCAACCAGTGGCTCTGTCGGAGCACCGAGCTACTATCGACCGAATTTCATCTACAATCTGGCCACCCTGGGCGATACGGCCGAGAACGAAAGCAAACGACTCTTCCTCGGCTTTCTCGTCAGTGGACTCCCAGAAGATCTAACCCTCATCCGACAAGCAACTCTTCGTTGGTGGACAAGCGCTCAGCAAGGAAATCCGCATGAAAACTTGGGTCACCTCATGCTTGAGCACGTCAACATTGGCAATGAACTCGAAGCAAGCCATTTTGGGGACAATCCAGCACTCATCGCGGATTATCATGCCCTGTCACTGAATTCAGCCATCATCGTTCCACCCAATACCATTGGTAGACCTGGTACGGTCGACATAACTTCCTGGTTCCAGTCAGATTGGCTCCTTCGCAACGAACGCAATCACCGAACCCAATACAGGCTCCGCTTTTCAAGCCAAACAGACGGAGACAACATAAGCGACATATTAATTTCGGATGTCGAGACCGACCCGAAGCTCGCTACGCTTGAGATTCTCTATGAGTATCCATAG
- a CDS encoding TIGR04552 family protein gives MPDQTENTLLPFKGVLEEYPHFEQFIPSLHLDRDYEARESRNGNTFSGNGYRALNFVVDIPIRMDAYLPPPESDTRPRKGRVVISLVEFQIVDEETARQNELGENSHEAYKRRQKKRVLKRLSQGLVVPKKPG, from the coding sequence GTGCCCGACCAGACCGAAAATACGCTCCTGCCGTTCAAGGGGGTGTTGGAGGAGTATCCGCACTTTGAGCAGTTCATTCCCAGTCTCCATCTGGATCGCGACTACGAGGCGCGGGAGTCCCGAAATGGAAACACATTTTCGGGGAATGGCTATCGCGCCCTGAACTTTGTCGTAGACATCCCAATCCGAATGGATGCGTATCTGCCTCCTCCTGAGAGTGATACACGCCCCAGGAAGGGGCGTGTGGTCATTTCACTCGTGGAGTTTCAGATTGTCGATGAGGAGACTGCCCGACAGAACGAACTAGGGGAGAACTCTCACGAAGCCTACAAACGGCGGCAGAAAAAGCGTGTGCTTAAGCGTCTGAGCCAAGGTCTTGTCGTGCCCAAGAAGCCAGGGTGA
- the ffh gene encoding signal recognition particle protein has translation MLETVTKGFRAAKNRLAGKSELTPELVDESLRDIRVSLLEADVAFDVVKKFVARVREKAVGELVQTTITDASGKKRKVSPMDHFIKICHDELEALMGPVNTDLNLKPKGQLSGIMMVGLQGSGKTTTTGKLANRLLQQGRKPLLVAADIYRPAAVDQLKVLGERLKVPVYHEPGIQPPELAKRGYAAAREQKCDVVLIDTAGRLAIDEALMSELESIKGNVQPDNILLVCDAMIGQDSVRTAAEFDRRLGLDGFILTKLDGDARGGAALSIKEVTGKPIKFLGMGESMDKLEEFRPEGLAGRILGFGDIVGLMKDFEKVVDEKKAEEDARKLLSGQFSMKDFVEQIRMVRKMGPLKDLLEKFPMFGDLTEHLNPDEKELTKIESMYDSMTAKERLRPDLINASRITRIAKGSGRKPEDVRELLQKFGMMQQVMGTIGQNPGLLGRIPGFKQLGQLSQMRNMDLSSMFGGDSKMMEKMMSGGMPGMGMPMQLPQVAPGYTPPMGQAAMAKARLMGYAPPSAAGKGEDRDAIKERRKREKENKKKNRKKK, from the coding sequence GAGCGAGCTCACCCCGGAGCTGGTCGACGAGTCGCTCCGCGACATCCGCGTCTCGCTCCTCGAGGCGGACGTGGCCTTCGACGTGGTGAAGAAGTTCGTCGCCCGCGTCCGCGAGAAGGCCGTGGGCGAGCTCGTCCAGACGACCATCACCGATGCATCGGGCAAGAAGCGCAAGGTCAGCCCGATGGACCACTTCATCAAGATCTGCCACGACGAGCTCGAGGCGCTGATGGGGCCGGTCAACACGGACCTGAACCTCAAGCCCAAGGGCCAGCTGTCCGGCATCATGATGGTGGGCCTGCAGGGCTCCGGAAAGACGACGACCACGGGCAAGCTCGCCAACCGCCTGCTCCAGCAGGGGCGCAAGCCATTGCTCGTCGCCGCGGACATCTACCGTCCCGCCGCCGTGGACCAGCTCAAGGTGCTCGGAGAGCGCCTCAAGGTGCCCGTGTACCACGAGCCCGGCATCCAGCCCCCGGAGCTGGCGAAGCGGGGCTATGCCGCCGCGCGCGAGCAGAAGTGTGACGTGGTGCTCATCGACACCGCCGGTCGCCTCGCCATCGACGAGGCGCTGATGTCGGAGCTGGAGTCCATCAAGGGCAACGTCCAGCCCGACAACATCCTCCTGGTCTGCGACGCGATGATTGGTCAGGACTCGGTCCGCACCGCGGCCGAGTTCGACCGTCGCCTGGGGCTGGACGGCTTCATCCTCACCAAGCTGGACGGTGACGCCCGTGGCGGCGCGGCGCTCTCCATCAAGGAAGTAACGGGCAAGCCCATCAAGTTCCTCGGCATGGGCGAGTCGATGGACAAGCTCGAGGAGTTCCGTCCAGAGGGCCTCGCCGGCCGCATCCTCGGCTTCGGCGACATCGTCGGCCTGATGAAGGACTTCGAGAAGGTCGTCGACGAGAAGAAGGCCGAGGAGGACGCGCGCAAGCTGCTGTCCGGCCAGTTCTCGATGAAGGACTTCGTCGAGCAGATCCGCATGGTGCGGAAGATGGGTCCGCTCAAGGACCTGCTCGAGAAGTTCCCGATGTTCGGAGACCTGACCGAGCACCTCAACCCGGACGAGAAGGAGCTGACCAAGATCGAGTCGATGTACGACTCGATGACGGCGAAGGAGCGCCTGCGTCCGGACCTCATCAACGCCAGCCGCATCACCCGCATCGCCAAGGGCAGTGGCCGCAAGCCCGAGGACGTGCGCGAGCTGCTCCAGAAGTTCGGGATGATGCAGCAGGTGATGGGCACCATCGGCCAGAACCCCGGCCTGCTGGGCCGCATCCCCGGCTTCAAGCAGCTGGGGCAGCTCTCCCAGATGCGCAACATGGACCTCTCCAGCATGTTCGGAGGGGACTCCAAGATGATGGAGAAGATGATGAGCGGCGGGATGCCTGGGATGGGCATGCCCATGCAGCTGCCCCAGGTGGCCCCGGGCTACACGCCACCCATGGGCCAGGCCGCCATGGCCAAGGCCCGCCTCATGGGCTACGCCCCGCCCTCCGCCGCCGGAAAGGGCGAGGACCGCGACGCCATCAAGGAGCGCCGCAAGCGGGAGAAGGAAAACAAGAAGAAGAACCGCAAGAAGAAGTAG